A genome region from Methanococcoides burtonii DSM 6242 includes the following:
- a CDS encoding deoxyuridine 5'-triphosphate nucleotidohydrolase, producing MTLLSQNELRELVLANPPLVENMIDMDTQLQPNGVEMTLKEIRTIKSPGAVDFDNSGRRLSEGDTIEFNEDGWIHLDPGVYKVLLNEIVNIPKDLAAIAKPRSTLIRCGATLETAVWDAGYSGRSECMIVVHNKDGFDLKKDARIMQLLFYHLHTEVEEGYSGSYQNENI from the coding sequence ATGACCCTTTTATCCCAAAATGAACTAAGAGAACTTGTACTTGCAAACCCGCCACTTGTCGAGAATATGATCGATATGGATACCCAGCTTCAGCCAAACGGTGTTGAGATGACACTTAAAGAAATAAGAACTATTAAAAGTCCTGGTGCAGTCGATTTTGATAACTCTGGCAGGAGATTGTCTGAGGGCGATACGATCGAGTTCAATGAGGATGGGTGGATACACCTCGATCCAGGGGTATACAAGGTACTTTTGAACGAAATAGTGAACATACCAAAGGACCTTGCAGCAATAGCAAAACCAAGATCTACATTGATAAGGTGTGGAGCAACCCTTGAGACTGCTGTATGGGATGCCGGGTACTCGGGAAGAAGTGAATGTATGATAGTTGTTCACAACAAGGACGGTTTCGATCTAAAAAAGGATGCACGGATAATGCAGCTTCTTTTCTACCACCTTCACACAGAAGTAGAAGAAGGCTATAGTGGAAGTTATCAGAATGAGAACATCTGA
- a CDS encoding FIST signal transduction protein translates to MLKFSSSSTRVVNSKKAIAECLENALVDEESIDCDLVVIYTTIGHDLNDIISEAHELAPSAKVVGCTCSGIIGKEGPNEAMRSLAIMTVKGGNDEFSVVIKDNITGPNSYEVSAQLAQDLKNKNPNVNMIHFLASGIDIAADKALEGIESVFGTDVPIFGATSSDNMKAINNFQFVDGQILEKGALAIGFADPTLEVISQASHGFEIIEMPFEVTRSESNRVFELDGQPAWKCLTDNLGLPETAQLADTIPIGALAEELPESLQEEYGNTHILRVIAKKGPDGSIYMPVDCPEGTKLCLTKRDEDRIFDGLDQMVGQIVERCDGRRPVAVFHADCVARGRGMLNCILKDEIVARMQYPLCNGEDIPWLGMYGLGEFARLGGRNHFHNYTTALYVIVKRND, encoded by the coding sequence ATGTTAAAATTTTCATCCAGTAGTACAAGAGTTGTTAACTCAAAAAAAGCCATCGCAGAATGTCTTGAAAATGCACTCGTTGATGAAGAGAGCATTGATTGTGATCTTGTGGTGATCTATACTACCATCGGCCATGATCTGAATGATATTATAAGTGAAGCGCATGAACTTGCACCCAGTGCAAAGGTTGTGGGCTGTACCTGCTCTGGAATTATTGGCAAAGAGGGACCAAATGAAGCAATGAGGAGTCTGGCGATCATGACAGTAAAAGGCGGAAATGATGAATTTTCCGTGGTCATTAAGGACAACATTACAGGACCCAATTCATATGAGGTCAGTGCTCAATTGGCTCAGGACCTTAAGAACAAGAATCCAAACGTCAACATGATCCATTTTCTGGCATCTGGCATCGATATTGCTGCCGACAAAGCGTTGGAAGGTATCGAATCCGTGTTTGGCACCGATGTTCCGATATTTGGAGCTACCTCTTCTGATAATATGAAAGCCATTAATAACTTCCAGTTCGTTGACGGCCAGATACTTGAAAAAGGTGCATTAGCAATTGGTTTTGCAGATCCCACACTTGAAGTTATATCACAAGCTTCCCACGGTTTTGAAATAATAGAAATGCCTTTTGAAGTAACACGTTCTGAGTCGAACCGTGTGTTCGAGCTTGATGGACAGCCGGCCTGGAAGTGTCTGACAGATAATCTTGGACTACCAGAAACAGCGCAACTTGCGGATACGATCCCAATTGGAGCACTTGCTGAAGAACTGCCAGAGAGTTTACAGGAAGAATATGGAAACACACACATTCTTCGTGTGATAGCAAAGAAAGGACCAGATGGTAGCATCTATATGCCGGTTGATTGTCCAGAGGGCACAAAACTCTGCCTCACCAAGAGAGATGAAGATAGAATATTTGATGGACTTGACCAGATGGTCGGGCAGATCGTTGAAAGATGTGATGGTCGCAGACCCGTTGCTGTGTTCCACGCAGACTGTGTCGCAAGAGGAAGGGGGATGTTAAACTGCATCCTTAAAGATGAAATTGTGGCCAGGATGCAGTACCCTCTCTGTAACGGTGAAGATATACCGTGGTTGGGAATGTACGGCCTGGGTGAGTTTGCAAGATTAGGAGGACGCAACCATTTCCACAATTACACAACCGCTCTTTATGTCATTGTTAAGCGCAACGACTGA
- a CDS encoding IS5-like element ISMbu1 family transposase — MSLTNFAFKEEYKRLENLGDKLSEIESLIDWKPFRPIIAEMYINKTEFGGRPNVDEIVMLKMLVLQQWHGLSDPELERQATDRISFRKFLGFPAKIPDHTTVWAFRERIAQSGKEDEIWNEMQRQLDKKGLRIKQGMIQDATFIHADPGHANLDTPRGNEAKTRRCKDGTWTKKASKSHFGYKLHTIEDTEYDLIRRYRTTTASVHDSQVDLSEEGEVVYRDRGYFGAISKGYDATMQRGVRGHPIGIRDKMRNKRISRKRAKGERPYAVIKNVFTSGFVRVTTLARVNVKMAITAFSYNLYQLRTIRRKSLG; from the coding sequence ATGTCCTTAACAAACTTTGCTTTTAAAGAAGAGTACAAACGTCTTGAAAATCTCGGTGACAAGCTCTCTGAAATTGAATCTCTCATCGATTGGAAACCATTTCGTCCAATTATAGCAGAGATGTATATCAATAAAACAGAGTTCGGTGGCAGACCAAACGTTGATGAAATCGTCATGCTCAAAATGTTAGTATTGCAACAATGGCATGGCCTATCTGACCCTGAACTTGAAAGACAAGCTACTGACAGAATTTCCTTTAGGAAATTCTTGGGCTTTCCTGCAAAAATTCCAGATCATACTACTGTTTGGGCATTTAGAGAACGAATTGCTCAATCAGGAAAAGAAGATGAAATCTGGAATGAAATGCAAAGACAACTTGATAAGAAAGGTTTGAGGATCAAACAAGGTATGATTCAGGATGCAACATTTATACATGCTGATCCAGGACATGCAAATCTTGATACTCCTCGTGGAAATGAAGCAAAGACCAGAAGATGTAAGGACGGTACATGGACAAAAAAGGCATCTAAGTCACATTTTGGATATAAACTACATACCATTGAAGATACCGAATATGATCTGATAAGGAGATATAGGACAACTACTGCCTCAGTTCATGATAGTCAGGTGGATCTTTCTGAAGAAGGCGAAGTTGTTTACAGAGATAGAGGTTACTTTGGTGCAATTTCAAAAGGATATGATGCAACTATGCAAAGGGGCGTGCGAGGTCATCCTATTGGTATTAGGGATAAGATGAGAAACAAAAGAATAAGCAGGAAAAGAGCAAAGGGAGAAAGACCTTATGCTGTTATCAAAAATGTGTTTACGTCAGGATTTGTAAGAGTAACAACGTTGGCAAGAGTAAATGTCAAAATGGCGATTACAGCATTCAGCTATAATCTCTATCAATTGAGGACAATAAGAAGAAAATCATTAGGATGA
- a CDS encoding hydantoinase/oxoprolinase family protein: protein MQYSMGIDAGGTYTDSVIIRDSDGEIVDSNKALTTYPNLLEGIKNSLDGLDQSYLVNVKLVSVSTTLSTNTILESTGYPVALIMAGDYLIPDTHSITNYFVAEGGHGPNGEETSPLDINGIKDYVLLNKDKVSAFAVSSYFSIRNPDHELQVKELIKDLTGLPVVCGHELSQDLGAYNRGITAYLNAQLIPITDHFIETIINELGRRQIEARVLMLKCDGSVVGIDEAKEKPIESIFSGPAASLVGAAYLSKSDTCAVIDVGGTSTDVSMINNELPELCDEGAIVGGWQTKVKAIRMETSAMGGDSHIWIKNQRPNIGPRRVIPLCVAASKYPELLDKLKMARIPSRMLLSENIQPTKYFIRTGREPQNELSHSEKEIFDKIEDAPVSINEIFIDRLPSPVFLDLLIQKRLIQGIGFTPTDALHVLGEYTEWDSEASNIAAKTLGRMTHQGKIEFCQTVKKEVAKNMVIYLMSYLLENVHPDEIRKVIEGNYHTKFKLDIPVVLLGGPVRAYVDDVRELLDADIILPEHSEVGNAVGALVGKGIKRIEILIKNVRKRTKANITVFAPGERKVFMTHPEALEYADTLGRELVLSYMAEAGLNAGDVRLEVTRNDIAMHGDSLPIETKLIFVGIGTPIREVNI, encoded by the coding sequence ATGCAATACAGCATGGGCATTGATGCCGGTGGGACATACACTGACTCGGTTATAATAAGGGACTCTGATGGTGAAATAGTAGATTCTAATAAAGCACTTACGACCTATCCGAACCTTCTCGAAGGCATAAAGAACTCTCTGGATGGTCTTGATCAGTCATATCTGGTAAATGTTAAGCTCGTCTCCGTATCAACGACTCTGTCAACCAACACTATTCTCGAAAGCACCGGTTATCCAGTTGCACTCATCATGGCAGGCGATTATCTCATCCCTGACACTCATTCAATTACTAATTACTTCGTTGCTGAAGGTGGCCACGGTCCTAATGGTGAAGAAACAAGTCCATTGGATATTAATGGTATCAAGGACTATGTCCTTCTGAACAAAGACAAGGTATCAGCTTTTGCGGTATCCTCATATTTTAGTATCCGTAATCCGGATCATGAACTTCAGGTAAAGGAACTGATTAAGGACCTCACGGGTCTTCCTGTAGTTTGTGGTCATGAACTTTCTCAGGACCTGGGTGCTTATAATCGTGGGATTACAGCATATCTCAATGCACAACTTATTCCAATAACAGATCATTTTATCGAGACCATTATCAATGAATTGGGACGAAGGCAGATTGAAGCAAGGGTCCTTATGCTCAAATGTGATGGTTCCGTTGTGGGTATCGATGAAGCTAAGGAAAAACCAATTGAATCTATCTTTTCCGGACCTGCTGCAAGTCTTGTAGGTGCAGCTTATTTGAGTAAGTCTGATACTTGTGCCGTGATCGATGTCGGTGGTACGAGTACGGATGTTTCAATGATAAACAATGAGCTTCCTGAACTCTGTGATGAGGGGGCCATCGTTGGTGGCTGGCAGACAAAGGTCAAAGCAATCCGTATGGAGACATCGGCTATGGGTGGTGACAGTCATATATGGATAAAGAACCAACGCCCTAACATCGGCCCTAGAAGGGTAATTCCTTTGTGTGTTGCCGCTTCAAAATATCCTGAGCTGCTTGATAAATTGAAAATGGCAAGGATTCCTTCAAGGATGCTCTTAAGTGAAAATATTCAGCCAACCAAATATTTCATCCGTACGGGAAGAGAGCCTCAGAACGAACTCAGTCACTCTGAAAAAGAGATATTTGATAAAATAGAGGATGCACCTGTATCTATCAATGAGATCTTCATAGACCGACTTCCATCACCAGTATTTCTTGACCTGTTGATACAAAAACGTCTCATACAGGGAATTGGCTTCACTCCAACAGATGCACTGCACGTTCTTGGTGAATACACCGAATGGGATTCCGAAGCTTCCAATATTGCTGCTAAGACACTTGGAAGAATGACCCATCAGGGTAAAATAGAATTTTGCCAGACAGTAAAGAAGGAAGTTGCAAAAAACATGGTCATCTATCTGATGTCCTACCTGCTTGAAAATGTACATCCGGATGAGATCCGGAAGGTAATTGAAGGAAATTATCACACAAAGTTCAAGCTCGATATCCCTGTGGTGCTTCTGGGGGGACCTGTCAGGGCATATGTGGATGATGTCAGAGAGCTACTCGATGCTGACATTATTTTGCCGGAGCATTCCGAGGTCGGAAATGCTGTCGGTGCTCTTGTAGGTAAGGGGATCAAGCGCATAGAGATCCTTATAAAGAACGTAAGGAAAAGGACTAAGGCAAACATCACGGTGTTTGCACCAGGTGAGAGAAAGGTCTTCATGACCCACCCTGAAGCTCTCGAATATGCTGATACCCTTGGTAGGGAACTGGTGCTAAGTTACATGGCCGAAGCAGGACTTAATGCAGGCGATGTACGTCTTGAAGTTACCAGGAATGACATTGCTATGCATGGTGACAGCTTGCCAATTGAGACAAAGCTCATCTTTGTAGGTATTGGCACTCCAATAAGAGAGGTCAATATCTAA
- a CDS encoding RNA polymerase Rpb4 family protein, translating into MIVKHIQSEELLTVPEVKEILNKIMEERVAREEELGYELRKAINHADMFAKMDASRSRELVGKLLEMGKMKPEIAIHIADIAPLTRDELRTLYAKERFTLTEEELDAILDLVLEAME; encoded by the coding sequence ATGATTGTCAAACACATTCAGAGCGAAGAATTATTGACCGTTCCTGAGGTCAAGGAAATACTTAACAAAATTATGGAAGAGCGCGTGGCACGTGAAGAAGAGCTTGGATATGAACTTCGCAAAGCTATCAACCATGCAGACATGTTTGCAAAGATGGATGCAAGCAGATCCAGAGAACTTGTTGGCAAGCTCCTTGAGATGGGGAAAATGAAGCCTGAGATCGCAATACACATTGCTGACATTGCTCCTCTGACAAGAGATGAGCTCAGGACACTCTATGCAAAAGAGAGATTTACATTGACCGAAGAAGAGCTGGACGCAATATTAGATCTTGTGCTCGAGGCAATGGAATAA
- a CDS encoding 50S ribosomal protein L21e translates to MPTSHGERSCTRYKLKKTVRERGLSPISKAIQDFEEGQMVHIDIDPSVQKGMPNAKFQGKTGKVLGKRGRAYLLQVTDGNSKKEVISLSQHLKPQKY, encoded by the coding sequence ATGCCAACATCACACGGTGAACGTAGCTGTACTAGGTACAAATTGAAGAAGACAGTAAGGGAACGAGGTCTCTCCCCTATAAGCAAGGCAATTCAGGATTTCGAAGAAGGCCAGATGGTCCACATCGATATCGATCCAAGCGTACAGAAAGGAATGCCAAACGCAAAGTTCCAGGGCAAGACCGGCAAAGTACTTGGAAAGCGCGGAAGGGCTTATCTTTTACAGGTAACAGATGGAAACTCTAAGAAAGAGGTCATCTCCCTGTCACAGCACTTGAAACCACAGAAATACTAA
- a CDS encoding HemK2/MTQ2 family protein methyltransferase produces the protein MVTITYRDADIELDENVYDPAEDSYLLADVAIDVAQDGMHVLEVGAGTGFVSAVLQTNVDVDLVATEISPFAAECAKRNSVEVIRADMFGCFGSDTKFDLILFNPPYLPTAEDEKIPGWLNYAFDGGIDGREAVDRFLEEFPPYLSDGGIILVLISSLTGIDKVKMHMQGRGLDVEVCNIDRDCFFEELIVLKGTFKASEQL, from the coding sequence ATGGTCACCATAACATATAGGGATGCAGACATCGAACTTGATGAGAATGTCTACGATCCTGCAGAAGATTCATACCTTCTTGCAGACGTTGCAATAGACGTGGCACAGGATGGAATGCACGTGCTAGAAGTCGGTGCAGGCACTGGTTTTGTCTCTGCGGTCCTTCAGACCAATGTGGATGTCGACCTCGTTGCCACTGAGATTAGTCCCTTTGCGGCCGAATGTGCCAAACGCAATAGTGTCGAGGTCATCCGGGCAGATATGTTTGGATGTTTCGGATCAGATACAAAGTTCGACCTAATTCTTTTTAATCCTCCCTATCTTCCTACAGCAGAAGATGAAAAGATCCCTGGCTGGCTGAACTATGCCTTCGACGGTGGTATTGATGGCCGCGAAGCGGTTGATCGATTCCTTGAAGAGTTTCCTCCCTACCTAAGTGACGGGGGAATTATCCTTGTATTGATATCATCACTTACCGGTATAGATAAAGTGAAAATGCATATGCAGGGGCGGGGGCTGGATGTCGAGGTCTGTAATATTGACCGAGATTGCTTTTTTGAAGAATTGATTGTCCTGAAAGGTACTTTTAAAGCGTCAGAGCAGCTTTAA
- the rsmA gene encoding 16S rRNA (adenine(1518)-N(6)/adenine(1519)-N(6))-dimethyltransferase RsmA, with protein sequence MVRKILQKYGIRGGCHDQHFLIDERSLDSIVDQAELSEKDVVLEIGGGIGNLTERLLEKAGKVYVIELDPALVHVLKDRFSDNEKLEIIPGDVLKLDLPKFNKVVANLPYSISSPITFKLFKHEFELGILMYQYEFAQRMVAKANTENYSRLSVNTHYFADADIIMKIPPSAFSPPPEVWSAVVKVVPRPSSFHTEDPQFFLDLVTAVFLQRRKKLRNAIVKGNHLLNVPNIKQIVAELPEEFMSKRAENLEPHELAEIANFIFKMRSTS encoded by the coding sequence TTGGTACGAAAAATATTACAAAAATATGGCATCCGTGGTGGATGTCATGACCAACATTTTTTGATCGATGAACGATCACTTGATTCTATTGTCGACCAAGCAGAGCTTTCTGAAAAAGATGTCGTACTGGAGATCGGAGGGGGCATAGGAAATCTTACTGAACGTCTTCTTGAAAAGGCGGGTAAGGTATACGTCATCGAACTTGACCCTGCACTTGTACATGTCCTCAAAGACCGCTTTTCTGATAATGAGAAATTAGAGATAATTCCGGGCGATGTCCTGAAATTAGATCTTCCTAAATTCAATAAGGTTGTAGCAAATCTTCCCTATTCGATATCATCTCCTATAACCTTTAAGCTCTTTAAACACGAGTTTGAATTGGGAATACTAATGTATCAGTATGAATTTGCACAGCGCATGGTGGCTAAAGCAAACACTGAAAACTACAGCAGGCTTTCAGTGAACACGCATTATTTTGCTGATGCAGATATTATCATGAAGATACCACCATCTGCATTCTCACCGCCTCCGGAGGTCTGGTCTGCCGTGGTAAAAGTAGTTCCAAGACCATCTTCTTTCCACACCGAAGACCCTCAGTTCTTCCTTGATCTGGTAACCGCAGTATTTCTCCAGCGTAGGAAAAAGCTAAGGAATGCCATTGTAAAAGGAAATCATCTGTTAAACGTTCCGAATATCAAGCAGATAGTGGCTGAACTGCCTGAAGAGTTCATGTCCAAGAGGGCTGAAAATCTTGAACCGCACGAACTGGCGGAGATCGCGAACTTTATCTTCAAAATGAGATCTACTTCCTGA
- the trmY gene encoding tRNA (pseudouridine(54)-N(1))-methyltransferase TrmY, with amino-acid sequence MRNFVIIAHKALTTGDFSLNDLPGSAGRMDILCRCINSCLFLSHDLRRDVQVHLLLLGEPEPGKIIRFDSEHVRYLNPDERSAGSLIKKALQKTAGEYEVRSTPGVFIRSGNLGTLLNEFKDAGRRLIYLHEDGEDIRELSDLTNNAVFILGDHMGVTEEEEQLIKEHEAKTISLGPIPLHADHCIILINNEIDRNLSGKSQ; translated from the coding sequence ATGCGAAATTTTGTGATAATTGCTCATAAGGCTTTGACAACAGGTGACTTTTCCCTGAATGACCTCCCTGGTTCAGCAGGACGCATGGATATTCTTTGCAGGTGCATCAATTCATGCCTGTTCCTTTCACATGACCTTAGGCGGGATGTTCAGGTACATCTGTTACTTCTTGGAGAACCGGAGCCCGGAAAGATCATACGCTTTGACAGTGAGCATGTCAGATATCTCAATCCGGATGAAAGGAGTGCCGGCTCACTTATCAAGAAAGCATTACAGAAGACTGCCGGGGAATATGAAGTACGCTCAACTCCGGGTGTTTTCATCAGAAGCGGGAATCTTGGGACGTTGCTTAATGAGTTCAAAGATGCAGGACGCAGGCTCATTTATCTGCATGAAGATGGTGAGGATATCCGCGAGCTTTCTGACCTTACGAACAATGCTGTTTTCATTCTTGGTGACCATATGGGAGTTACCGAAGAGGAAGAGCAGCTAATAAAAGAACATGAAGCTAAGACCATCTCTCTTGGTCCGATACCGCTACATGCCGACCATTGTATCATACTTATCAATAACGAGATAGACCGGAATTTGTCAGGTAAATCCCAGTAA
- a CDS encoding tRNA pseudouridine(54/55) synthase Pus10 — MNVLDIAKKIVREGPICDHCMGRQFAKLSTGLTNDKRGSAIKLALAMEGDRINKDEGDKEILEDLSPSSVNARKSLRLKGEGEKCWVCLGLFEKLDTWAERAETALKDYEHSTFLVGTKMSGLLSENEEIIWTESGTTYAEQFKSEMNREVGKLIAERTGKEVELENPDILVTLDLAEETVHLQVRSIYILGRYRKMVRTIPQTRWPCRTCRGRGCETCNFTGKQYPESVDELIKDPVVEALKSKDTKFHGAGREDIDARMLGSGRPFVVEAVEPMLRTCDLAKVEKEINERAGGKIEVEGLTFTPKATVETLKTVKADKVYKLKVTFKEQIPEDKLRSTINELIGVQIQQRTPQRVSHRRADLVRKRTVHDMKLNELTDDYAMLEVHCEGGLYVKELISSDEGRTIPSLTGLLGSQAFVTELDVVGVDI; from the coding sequence TTGAACGTGCTCGATATTGCAAAAAAGATCGTCCGTGAAGGACCGATATGTGACCATTGTATGGGAAGACAGTTCGCAAAACTCTCTACCGGACTTACCAATGACAAACGAGGGAGTGCAATCAAGCTCGCCCTTGCTATGGAAGGAGACCGCATTAACAAGGACGAAGGTGACAAGGAGATTCTGGAAGACCTTAGCCCTTCAAGTGTGAATGCACGCAAATCCCTTAGACTTAAAGGCGAAGGCGAAAAATGCTGGGTGTGCCTTGGTCTTTTCGAAAAGCTTGACACATGGGCGGAAAGAGCAGAGACTGCATTGAAGGACTATGAGCATTCCACTTTCCTTGTCGGAACGAAGATGAGCGGGCTTTTGAGCGAAAACGAGGAGATCATCTGGACCGAATCCGGGACCACCTATGCGGAACAGTTCAAATCCGAGATGAACCGTGAGGTTGGAAAGCTCATTGCAGAGAGGACTGGCAAAGAGGTCGAACTCGAAAATCCAGACATTCTTGTAACGCTGGATCTTGCCGAAGAAACAGTTCATTTGCAGGTGCGTTCGATCTATATTCTCGGCAGGTACCGGAAAATGGTGCGTACCATCCCACAGACACGCTGGCCATGCCGGACATGCAGAGGAAGGGGGTGTGAGACCTGTAACTTCACAGGAAAGCAATATCCCGAATCTGTTGATGAACTTATCAAGGACCCTGTCGTGGAAGCTCTTAAGTCAAAGGATACGAAGTTCCATGGGGCAGGGCGTGAGGATATCGATGCCCGGATGCTCGGATCCGGTAGGCCGTTCGTGGTCGAAGCGGTTGAACCCATGCTGCGCACATGCGATCTTGCAAAGGTTGAAAAAGAGATAAATGAGCGTGCAGGTGGAAAGATCGAGGTGGAAGGGTTAACATTCACCCCAAAGGCCACTGTTGAGACCCTTAAGACTGTAAAGGCGGATAAGGTTTATAAACTTAAAGTTACATTTAAAGAGCAAATTCCAGAGGATAAACTCCGGTCTACCATCAATGAACTTATTGGTGTGCAGATCCAACAGAGAACACCACAGCGTGTTTCACACAGAAGGGCCGATCTGGTTCGTAAGCGAACTGTTCACGACATGAAGCTTAACGAATTAACAGATGACTACGCAATGCTCGAAGTTCATTGTGAAGGTGGCCTGTATGTAAAGGAACTGATATCCAGTGACGAAGGAAGGACCATACCAAGCCTTACAGGGCTTCTCGGTTCACAGGCTTTCGTTACAGAACTGGATGTTGTCGGGGTCGACATATAA
- a CDS encoding DUF655 domain-containing protein has translation MSKRGTLPEKEDYAWVLDYLPYGSNTDKRPAYQKKPLVQAIGDKHFALVELVPKEGVSPEIQSKVYIGDGDRDVIDHVKHRVHFDDLSHGAQLELPFVLEICVKDREEKFVKFFNDAHPITTRLHMLELLPGIGKKLMWAIIDERKKGEFKDLQDLHDRVGGVHIPQKIIVNRILEELKDDNIKYRLFTTVMQHQKRD, from the coding sequence ATGAGTAAGAGGGGAACGTTGCCTGAGAAAGAGGATTATGCATGGGTTCTTGACTACCTGCCATACGGAAGCAATACTGACAAACGTCCAGCATATCAAAAGAAACCTCTTGTACAGGCAATTGGTGACAAACACTTCGCTCTTGTGGAACTGGTTCCAAAAGAAGGGGTCTCCCCTGAGATCCAGTCAAAGGTCTATATCGGCGATGGGGATCGGGATGTCATTGATCACGTTAAGCACAGGGTCCACTTTGATGATCTAAGCCATGGAGCACAGCTCGAACTGCCTTTTGTTCTTGAGATATGTGTCAAAGATCGAGAAGAAAAATTCGTTAAATTCTTCAACGATGCACATCCAATAACAACAAGATTGCACATGCTTGAGCTTCTGCCTGGTATCGGAAAGAAGCTTATGTGGGCTATCATCGATGAACGCAAGAAAGGTGAGTTCAAAGATCTGCAGGATCTCCATGATCGTGTGGGTGGTGTACATATTCCGCAAAAGATCATCGTAAACCGCATACTTGAAGAGCTTAAAGATGATAATATCAAATACAGGCTCTTCACAACAGTAATGCAGCACCAAAAGCGTGACTGA